A genomic segment from Leopardus geoffroyi isolate Oge1 chromosome A2, O.geoffroyi_Oge1_pat1.0, whole genome shotgun sequence encodes:
- the LOC123607582 gene encoding 60S ribosomal protein L39-like has product MSSYMTFRIKGFLVEKQKQTHPIPKWVSMKISDKIRYNSKKRHWKRTKLNL; this is encoded by the coding sequence ATGTCTTCTTACATGACTTTCAGGATCAAGGGATTCCTGGttgagaaacaaaagcagactCATCCCATTCCCAAGTGGGTTTCGATGAAAATTAGTGATAAAATCAGGTATAACTCTAAGAAGAGACATTGGAAAAGAACCAAACTGAATCTATAA